A single Triticum dicoccoides isolate Atlit2015 ecotype Zavitan chromosome 2A, WEW_v2.0, whole genome shotgun sequence DNA region contains:
- the LOC119357394 gene encoding uncharacterized protein LOC119357394, with protein MAGGPIDFWNAWAVQSLVLTSLTLQVALVLLAGIRRRGTSWRTFRFMLWLAYQLADATAIYALGHLSFDGATPREHRLVAFWAPFLLLHLGGPDNITAYSLEDNMLWLRHLLNLVLQVLGASYVLYKHYIGTQDMLLLAAILMFVVGVVKYGERTWALRCGNMDIIRGSLKKKPPSRCDLLYLEYELPQGGCKGSVDEEEFLMRHAHSLFQFCKRAIVESSEDRDPANPEIKVLDHLTHEQWYVVMELELSLLYDILYTKAGVVHTSFGYCVCIASPAAAAAALLFFQFSGKDGNSRVDVAITYILLGGALLLEIRSLLSALGSSWTLPFLCATRWNFLKHAFLCRGRWDRLRRWIVSLHRLIKVMRVSGCLRPARRWSGTVGQYNMLHLCSRPSKRNSPLPGRFAMMLGFEEWWNREHHSQTARISEYLKEELRLYIHELVREGHVSTQGIVRKKWGEYAIQWKCRKLYKKLTGDLLGVEFQEGIIIWHIATDLYLLDDKHTGMEIMEGQAMYDSVRVLSNYMMFLLVERPYMLPGLAQSRLYRRTCENLVKIWGQEGQTHPAPSWRDMFRLRDGPNSRSSLQRRKKLADMVQEKKPKAGPETPRLSYAIDVAKELASNDENVDRECNSLQVLLFVWMDFLVHAANRCSRESHAKKLSSGGEFTTVLWLLIEHLHQLVEPKPAEDDDEIKGTQRAPVDK; from the coding sequence ATGGCTGGAGGGCCTATAGACTTCTGGAATGCGTGGGCGGTTCAGAGCCTGGTGCTGACGAGCCTAACTCTGCAGGTTGCCCTCGTCCTGTTAGCGGGGATCCGGCGGCGTGGCACATCCTGGCGTACGTTCAGGTTCATGCTCTGGCTGGCGTACCAGCTCGCCGACGCCACCGCGATATATGCTCTCGGCCACCTCTCATTCGACGGTGCCACACCCCGCGAGCATCGCCTGGTTGCGTTCTGGGCGCCGTTTCTCTTGCTGCACCTTGGCGGCCCAGACAACATCACCGCCTACTCGCTCGAAGACAACATGTTGTGGCTGCGACACCTACTTAATCTCGTTTTGCAGGTGCTGGGAGCTTCCTACGTCCTCTACAAGCATTACATCGGCACTCAAGACATGCTCCTTCTCGCCGCCATCTTGATGTTCGTCGTCGGTGTTGTCAAATATGGCGAGAGGACATGGGCGCTCAGGTGCGGCAACATGGACATCATCCGGGGCTCCCTCAAGAAGAAACCACCTTCCAGATGTGACCTTCTTTACCTTGAGTATGAGCTCCCACAAGGTGGATGCAAGGGTAGTGTCGATGAAGAAGAATTCCTCATGCGGCATGCTCATTCCCTGTTTCAGTTCTGCAAGCGCGCAATAGTTGAATCGTCAGAGGACAGGGACCCGGCCAACCCTGAAATCAAAGTTCTTGACCACCTCACACATGAACAGTGGTATGTGGTGATGGAGTTGGAGCTGTCACTGCTCTACGACATCCTGTACACAAAGGCAGGCGTGGTGCACACCTCATTTGGTTACTGTGTCTGTATCGCCTCACCAGCCGCTGCTGCAGCAGCGCTGTTGTTCTTCCAGTTCAGTGGCAAAGATGGTAACAGCAGAGTAGATGTTGCTATCACCTACATCTTACTGGGTGGTGCGTTACTCCTGGAGATAAGATCCCTGCTGAGTGCACTTGGGTCTAGTTGGACACTCCCCTTCCTGTGTGCCACAAGATGGAATTTCCTGAAACATGCATTTCTCTGCAGGGGGAGATGGGATCGGCTTCGCCGTTGGATAGTATCTCTTCACCGGCTCATAAAGGTCATGAGAGTTAGTGGGTGCTTGAGGCCGGCAAGGAGGTGGTCAGGTACTGTGGGGCAATATAACATGTTGCATTTGTGCAGCCGTCCCAGCAAAAGGAACAGTCCTCTGCCCGGTAGATTTGCCATGATGCTGGGATTCGAGGAGTGGTGGAACAGGGAGCATCACTCACAGACCGCCAGGATTTCAGAGTACCTGAAGGAGGAATTGAGGCTTTACATTCATGAATTAGTCAGGGAGGGCCACGTGAGCACCCAAGGCATTGTCAGGAAAAAATGGGGTGAGTATGCAATCCAGTGGAAATGTAGGAAGCTGTACAAAAAGCTCACAGGCGACCTGCTAGGCGTTGAGTTCCAAGAGGGCATCATTATCTGGCACATCGCCACCGACCTCTACCTCCTCGACGACAAGCACACTGGGATGGAAATCATGGAAGGCCAAGCAATGTATGACTCGGTGAGGGTGTTGTCCAACTACATGATGTTCCTCCTGGTGGAACGTCCCTACATGTTACCAGGCCTTGCCCAGAGCAGATTGTACCGGCGGACCTGTGAGAATCTAGTCAAAATATGGGGCCAAGAAGGCCAAACGCACCCAGCCCCCAGCTGGCGCGACATGTTCCGCCTTCGTGATGGCCCCAATTCCCGCTCTAGTCTCCAACGGAGAAAGAAGCTCGCCGACATGGTACAAGAAAAGAAACCAAAAGCCGGCCCTGAAACCCCCCGTCTCAGTTACGCAATCGACGTAGCCAAAGAACTGGCCAGTAACGACGAGAACGTAGACCGTGAGTGCAACTCATTGCAGGTGCTCCTCTTCGTGTGGATGGATTTCCTGGTCCACGCGGCAAACAGGTGTAGCAGGGAGTCCCATGCCAAGAAGCTTAGCAGTGGAGGTGAGTTCACAACCGTCCTCTGGCTTCTCATCGAGCACCTCCACCAACTAGTCGAGCCTAAACCAGCGGAGGACGACGATGAAATTAAGGGCACCCAGCGCGCACCCGTGGACAAATAG